The DNA segment AGCAGGTGCGCGGTCAGCCGGGTGACGCTGGTCTTGCCGTTCGTCCCGGTCACCGCGACGGTCGGGATCCGGCCGTCCGAGCCGCCCGGGAACATCGCCCGCACGATCGCGTCACCGACGTCCCGGGCCCGGCCGGCCACCGGGGACAGGTGCATCCGCAGGCCCGGCGCGGCGTTCACCTCGATCACACCGGCGGTCACCCGGTCCGGGTCGCCGACCGGCGGCAGCGGCGCGCCGATGTCCGGCAGCCGCAGGTCGATCCCGGCGATGTCCAGCCCGATCAGCGCGGCCACCCGCTGGCAGAGCCGGGTGACGTCCGGATGCACCTGGTCGGTGACGTCCCGGCTGGTGCCGCCGGTGGAGAGGTTCGCGGTCTCGCGCAGCCAGACCGTCACGCCGTCGGCCGGCACGCTGCCCGGCGTGTGTCCCTGCCGCCACAGCACCCGGTCGGCGGCCTCGTCCAGCTCGATCCGGGTCAGCGCCCGGGAGTGCCCGGTCCCCCGGCGCGGATCGGCGTTGGCCCCGGTCACCAGCTCGGTCACGGTGGACCGCCCGTCGCCGACCACGTGCGCCGCCAGTCGCTCCGCGGCGGCCACCACCTCGCCCGCCACGACCAGGACCCGGTAGTCCCGGCCGCCGAGCTGGCGTTCCACCACCATTTCCTCGTCGTGCTCGAGTTCCTGGAAAGCCCGCTCCACCTCGTCCGGCGCCTTCAGGTTCATCGCGACCCCCCGGCCCTGCCGTCCGCACCGCGGCTTCACCACGACCGGCGCGCCCAGCTCGGCCAGCAGCGCCACCGCCTCGGCCGGCGTCCGTGCCGGTCCGCCCGGCGCCACCGGGATCCCGGCCTCGGCCAGCAGCCGCCGCGTCACGTGCTTGTCGCCGGCCAGATCCACGCCGACGCCGCTGGTCCGGTCGGTCATCGCCGCCCACGCGAGCCGCCGCCGGGTGCCCCAGCCGAGGCGCAGCAGGCTCAGGTCGTCGAACCGTTCCACCGGGATGCTCCGGCGCCGGGCAGCCGCGATGATCGCCCGGGTGCTGGGCCCGGCCGCCTCCCGCTCGGCGAGGGCGGCGAGGTCCGCGAGGTGGTGCGCCAGGACGCCGCCTCGCGCTCCACTTCCCGGTCGTGCTCCACTTCCCGGCCGCACCGGGACCGCCTTACCGCCGTGCACCGCCAGCACCAGGTCGATCGCCGTCTCCAGCAGCAGGCCGGGCACCCGCGACGCCGGCGACTCGTCGACCGGGCACTCCACGATCACGTCGTAGACGCCCGGCTCCCCCGCCGCGACGGTCCGCCCGAAGCTCACCTCCCGGCCGATCCGCTGCGACAACTCGAGGCAGACGTGTTCGGTGACGTGGCCGAAGTAGGTGCCGTTGCGCAACCGGCTCACGAACCCGCCCGGCGCCCCGGCCGCGCAGTGGTGCTCGGCCAGCCCCGGCAGCGAGCGCAGCAGCCGCTCGGTGAATCCGGTGACGTCGGTCGTCTCCACGCCGGCCAGCTCCTCCAGGCGCAGCCGGGCCACGACCGCGGGACGGGACAGATAGACGTTGGGGCCGCGCAGGCGGCGCAGAAACTCGATCTTCATGCGGCTCGTTCCCGTTCTGCGGCGGGCGTGCCGGCGACGGGTCGGCGGCCCGTGAGGTGAAAGGTGTAGCCCGCCGGGAGCACGTGGATACGTGCGCCGGCCAGCGCGATCGGCCCGGTCGGCGGGACCGCGATGTCGGTGGCCGCGCCGGCGTCGACGACGGTGACCGCGCCGCTGCCGAGCACCTCGAACCGGTCCCCCTCGGCCAGGATCGCGGTGTCCTCGTCGATGCCCAGCCCGAGCTCGTGCGGATAGCAGGCGACCGCGCTGAGCAGGCGGTTCAGCCGGCCGCGCTCACCGAAGTGCTGGTCGATCAGGACGCCGGGCAGAAATTCAAGACCCGGACCGGTTCGTACGCTGGCCGCCGTCACCCCGGGACGGTCCCCGCCGGTGATCATGGTCCCGGACATCATCGCCGCGCCGGCGCTGGTCCCGCCCAGCACGATCGCCTCGGCGGCGAGCAGCTCCTGCAGCAGCGAGTCGGTGGCCGTACCGCCGATCACCGTGGTGATCCGCTCCTGGTCGCCGCCGGTGAAGAAGACTCCGGTGGCGGCCCGCAGCACCGGCTCCACCTCGGGGGCGTTCGCCTCGGCGCGGGTGGTGATCCGCAGCGCGCGGGCGTTCTCGCCGAACCTCTCGAGGTGCGTGGCCTCGGCCGCCTCCGGCTCCACGCTGGCCGTCGCGATCACCACGATCCGGGCGTCCGCTCCCCCGGCCAGCTCGGCGAAGAGCGCGAGGAGTCCCGGTCCGGCGGCCCCACCCATGATCAGTAGACGGCCGCGGTGCGGATCGACGCTGCCCTTCACCGCTCCTCCTCGCGAGTGGCCCGCTGGCGACGGACCACTATCGAGGCTAATCGGAACAAAACCGAAACATCCGGCTAATCACATTTGTCGGACACGCTCGCTGGGCACACTCACTGGGGGCGGCGCGGACAGGTCAGGGAGTGGGGATTTCGAAGATCATGCAGCTGGAGGTGGCGTGGGCGACCAGGCGGCCGGCGCCGTCGACCAGGCGGGCCTCGGCCAGGGCGGTACGACGGCCGCGCTGCAGCACCGCGCCGGTGCAGGTCAGGCGGCCCGAGTCGACGGTCACCGCACGCAGGAACTTCACGTTGAGATCCATGCTGGTGTAGCCCACCCCGGCCGGCAGGGTGCTGTGCACCGAGCAGGCGGCGGCCGTGTCGAGCAGCGTGGAGATGACACCGCCGTGCACGGTGCCGAGCGGGTTGTAGTGGAACTCCTGCGGGTCCAGCTCGATCGTGACGCTGCCCTCGGTGGCGGTGATCCCGGCGGCGCCGATCAGGTGCATGACGGGCGGCGGCGGGATCTCTCCGCCGGCCATCGCCTGGAGGAGTTCGAGTCCGCTGCGACGGCCGAGCATGCTCGCGTGCTCGGCGGGGTCGGACCAGCCGAACGTCCGGGTCCGGAGAGCGTCCTGAGTCTGCGTCATGGATTCAGGCTGGCATCGGCTTGCTGCGTCTGTCAATGAGACCTAGCCTTCTCAGCATGGTCGGAAAGGTCACACCGTCGGCGCTCGACTGGTCCGTCGACAACTGCACGCTCGCCCGCGCCATGGAGATCCTCGGCGAGAAGTGGACGGTGGTCGTGCTGCGGGAGGTCTTCAGCGGGGTACGCCGCTTCGACGACATGCGGGTGCGCACCGGCATCCCCCGCCAGGTGCTGACGAACCGGCTGGCCGCCCTGGTCGGGCACGGCGTGCTCCGGCGTGAGCCCTACCAGGAGCCGGGCGCGCGGGTACGCCACGAGTACCGCCTCACCGACAAGGGCTTCGACCTCTACCCGATGCTGATCGCCGTGACCGAGTGGGGGAACCGCTACCTGGCCGATCCCGAGGGGCCGCCGATCCGCTACGCCCACCGGGACTGCGGCGCCGAGATGCACGTCGCGATGCGCTGCGACGACGGCCACGAGGTGGACGACAACCGGGCGGTCATCCCGCGACCGGGACCTGGAGCACATCGGCGCTCCTGACGGCCACGCGCTGGGTAGGTTCCTGCCGTGACGAGAAAAGACGGCCCGTGGACGCCGCTCAAGAACCCGGTGTTCCGCATCCTCTGGCTTGCCGTCCTCGCGAGCAACGCCGGCACCTGGATGCAGACCGTCGGGGCGCAGTGGCTGGTCGTCCACGAACCGGACGCGGCCACCTGGACGAGCCTCGTGCAGACCGTCACGACCCTTCCGGTGCTGCTGTTCGCCCTGCCCGCCGGGACTCTCGCGGACGCGTTGGACCGGCGGCGACTGCTCCTCGCCGTACAGATCGGGCTCTTCTTCGTGGCAGCGACCTTGACCGCGCTCGCCGCGCTGGACCACCTCCCGCCCGCGCTGCTGCTCGTCTTCACGTTCCTGCTGGGATGCGGGCAGGCGCTCACGCTGCCGTCCTGGCAGGCGGTGATCCCCGAGGTGGTGCCGCACGACCAGCTGCCCGCGGCGTCGGCGCTCGGCGCGGTCAACACGAACCTGGCCCGCTCGGCCGGTCCGGCCGTCGGCGGTCTGCTGGTGGCCCAGTTCGGCTCGGCCGTCGTCTTCGGACTCAACGCCCTGTCCTTCGCGATCTTCGCGCTGGCCCTGGCCGGCTGGCGTCGCCCTCCGCAGCCGCCGACCGGCCATCCCGAGCGGTTCGGCTCGGCCCTGCGCGCCGGGGAACGCTATGTCCGCTGGTCACCGGTGGTGCGCCGGATCCTCGGCCGGGTCGTGCTCTTCGTGCTTCCGGGCAGCGTGATCTGGGCGCTGCTGCCGGTGGTCGCGCGGCAGGAGCTCGGCATGGGCGCCCAGGGGTACGGCATCCTGCTCGCCGCTCTCGGCGTCGGCGCGATCGCCGGCGCTCTCCTGATGCCCCGGGCCCGCCGGATCCTCAGGACCGACCAGATGATCGTCGGTACGGGTGCGGTCTACGGCGCCGCGCTGGCAGTGATCGCCTTCGTGCCGCACGCCCTCGCCGTCACGCCCGCCCTGGTCCTCGCCGGCCTGGCCTGGATGATGCTCGTGTCCCGGATGAACGCGGCGATGCAGCTCTCCCTGCCGAACTGGGTCCGGGCCCGCGCGCTCGCGATCTACCAGCTCGTCTTCGCGGGCGGGCAGGCGCTCGGCGCGCTGCTCTGGGGCCAGTTCGCCACGGCCTTCGGCCTCGCGACGACCTTCGCCACGGCTGCGGTCCTGATGGCGGCGGGTCTTCTCACGGTACGGATATGGCCCGTGCACACCCACGAGGACGAGGACTACACGCCGGCCGTCTACTGGGCGGAACCCCACCTGCTCTTCCAGCCCGGCCTGGACGACGGCCCGGTCCTCATCTCCGCGGCCTACCAGGTTCCGCAGGACAACATCGCGGCGTTCACGGCGGCGATGCAGAAGGTGCGCGGCTCCCGGATGCGCACCGGGGCCTCACAGTGGGGCCTGTTCCGCGACGGCACCAAGCCCGACACGTTCGTCGAGGTCTACCTGGTGCCCACCTGGGACGAGCACCTCCGCCAGCACGAGGGCCGCCTCACCGAGTCCGACGAAGAGGCCGAGAAGCACGCCATCTCGCTGGCCACCGCCCCGCCCACCATCACTCACCTGGTGTCCACCGGGTCGTGAGCGCACGGGTGCGCCGGTGCCGGCGCCGGCGTGAGCCGGGGGAACGTCCCCGCAGGTGTGGTGCGCTGGGGGACGTCCCGGATGCGGCTGGGTACTGCCGTTATCCCCGTACCACCGAAGGCTTCAGATCCTCCGCCGGCGGAGCCCATGTCGCCGGGTCGGCCTCCACCTGCTCGCCGGAGCGGATGTCCTTGACCGAGTGGCCGTCCTCGCCGGGGAACCAGACGAAGGGGATGCCCCGGCGGTCGGCGAACTGGATCTGCTTGCCGAATTTCGCGGCGGTGGGGGCGACCTCGGTGGGGATGCCCCGCCTGCGCAGGCCGGCGGCGATGCGTTCGCAGGCCGCGCGCTGGTCCTCGCTGGGCAGGGCGATCACCACGGCGGTGGGGACCGCGCGGGAGACGGTGAGCGCGTTCTGGCCGAAGAGGAGGCCGAGCATGCGGGAGACGCCGATGGAGATGCCGACGCCGGGGAAGCGGGTGTTGCCGACCGAGGCGAGGGTCTCGTAGCGCCCGCCCGAGCAGATCGAGCCGAAACGCTCATATCCCTCGAGCTGCGTCTCGTAGACGGTGCCGGTGTAGTAGTCGAGGCCGCGGGCGATCTTCAGCTCGGCGCGGATGAGGCCGGGGGCGTGCTCGTTCGCCGCCTCGACGACCTGGCGCAGCTCGTCGAGGCCCTCGTCGAGCAGCGGGTCGGTCACGCCGAGCTGCTTCACCTGATCCACGAAAGACGCGTCGGACGTCGAGATCCCGGCCAGCTTCAGGCACGCGGCGGCCTGGGCGTCGGTCGCTCCGGCCGTCTCGACCAGCAGCGCGGCGACCTTCTCCGGGCCGATCTTGTCGAGCTTGTCCACGGTGCGCAGGACCTGGGCGGTGTCCTCCAGGCCGAGGCCGCGGTAGAAGCCCTCGCAGACCTTGCGGTTGTTGACCTGGATGACCGCCTTGGGGATCGGCAGCGAGCGGAACGCGTCGCCGATCACCAGCGGCATCTCGGTGTCGAAGTGGAACGGCAGCGTGTCCCGGTTGACCACGTCGATGTCGGCCTGCAGGAACTCGCGGTAGCGGCCCTCCTGCGGGCGCTCGCCACGCCACACCTTCTGGATCTGGTAGCGGCGGAACGGGAACTGCAGCTTGCCGTGGTTCTCCGTGACGAAGCGCGCGAACGGGACCGTCAGGTCGAAGTGGAGGCCGAGCTGGTCGTCGGTCTTGGCACCGCCCTCGTCCTCCTGGAGGCGGCGCAGCAGGTAGACCTCCTTGGACGTCTCGCCCTTGGAGAGCAGCGTCTCCAGAGGCTCGACGGCGCGGGTCTCGAGCGGGGCGAAACCGTAGAGCTCGAAGGTGGAACGGATCTTGTCGAGCACGAACTGCTCGATCATGCGCTGCGACGGCAGCCACTCGGGGAAGCCGGAAATGGGCACTGTGAATCTCTCCGTTTTTCTACAGACCGCGACGCGGCGCTGCAGTCAGCTCCCGCAGGTACGGGTTGGACGCGCGCTCGCGGCCGATGGTGGTGGCCGGTCCGTGGCCGGGCAGCACGACGGTCTCGTCGGCCAGCGGCAGGATCTTGTCCCGCAGGCTGGTCATCATCGTCGCGGTGCTGCCGCCCGGCAGGTCGGTGCGCCCGATCGATCCCGCGAACAGGACGTCCCCGGAGAAGCAGATCTCCTCGGCGTCGTCGCCCGGCATCCGGAACAGCACCGACCCGCCGGTATGGCCGGGGGCGTGGTCGACGCTGATCTCCAGGCCGGCGATGGTCAGCGCCTCACCGTCGGTCAGCTCGGCCACGTCGTCGGGCTCGGTGTACTGCAGGCGGCCACCGAACATCTGGGTGAGATCGGCGCTGAGACCCTTCGCCGGGTCGGCCAGCATCTCCAGGTCGGCCGGGTGCACGTAGGCGGTGATGCCCCGCGCGCCGCAGACCGGGGCGACGGAGAAGGTGTGGTCGAGGTGCCCGTGCGTGAGCAGCACGGCGGCCGGGTGCAGCCGGTGCTGGGCCAGAACCTCGTCGAGCTGGTCCAGGACGCCGATGCCCGGATCGACGATCACGCATTGCTCGCCCGGACCGGCGGCCACCACGTAGCAGTTGGTGCCGAAGGCCTCGGCCGGAAAGCCGGTGACGAGCACGATGACGACCTCTCAGGATTCACAGACTTCAGGTGCGGAATCGTAACGAGCCTAGCTGGGCGGGCGCACACCACTTTCTCAGCGGGTACCCGTACACTCTTGCGGGCGTGTGGCGTGCCGCACCCCTTGACATACACAGGGAAGGACAGCGTTCGGTGGCTCCCAGCAAGGACCGGCAGCGCAGACTCGCGCGGGCGAAATTCGACCGGCAACAAGCCCGCCGAGCCGAGCGCGAGCGCCGCCGTCGCCGGATCACGGCAGGCGTCGGCACCGGCCTCGCGGTGCTACTGATCATCGCCGGTGTGGCCTGGGCCGGCGGCGCCTTCGACAGCGACGAGGCCACCGAGACCGAGGCCGGCGACATCTGTCTCTGGACCCCGCAGGACGCGGCGACGAACACCGATCTCAAGGAGGTCGGGACTCCGCCCACCAAGGACATTCCCGAGACCGGCACCGAGACCATGACGATCACCACCGACAAGGGTGACCCGATCGTCGTGAGCATGGACGTGGAGAACGCGACCTGCGCGGCAGCCAGTTTCACGTACCTCGCGGGCAAGCAGTTCTTCGACAACACCACGTGCCACGAGATCACCGCCGAGGGCGCGGTTCGCTGCGGTGACCCGAGCGGGACCGGCAACGGCGGCCCGACGTACAGCTTCTACGACGAGAACCTGCCGGCGGGCGCTCCCGAGCCCTCGCCCAGCGCGAGCGCTCCCGCCGACGCCGAGGTGACCTACCCCAAGGGGACGGTCGCGATGATCGGCAACCCGAAGGGCAGCAACGGCAGCCAGTTCCTCGTGTTCTTCAAGGACTACACCGCGGCCGACCCGGCGTACTCGGTCGTCGGCACGGTCACCGGCGGTCTCGGCACCGTCGAGAAGATCGGCAAGATCCCCACGGTCGAGAGCGAGACCGGTGACAAGGTCACGCCCAAGGAGAAGATCACCATCAAGAGCCTGACCGTCGGCGCGGCCGCCTCGGTGGCTCCCTCAGCTAGCGCGGCCCAGTCGTGAGCGCGCCGGACGATTCGCAGAACGGGAACGACATAGACGTGAGCGACGCAGACGTGAGTGCGCCGGATGAGACCAGCAGCGGGAGGGACGACGTGACGTCGACCAAGGACCGGCAGCGCGCGGCGGCGCGGGCCCGGCTCGAGAAGGAGATGGCCGAGCGGGCCACCGCGGCGCGCAAGCGCCGCCGCCAGCGGGCGATCATCGGTTCCGCGCTGGCCGTGGTGGTCATCGCGGGCGTGGCCTTCGTCCTGGTGAACCAGCTGAAGGACGACGACAAGTCGACCGAGGCCGGCGCACCGGCCGCCGGCACGGTCGCCTGCTCCTGGACCCCGGCGGACGAGTCCACCGGCGGCAAGGTCAAGGACGTCGGCACCCCGCCGACCACCGTGCCCAACGTCGGCAC comes from the Actinoplanes sp. OR16 genome and includes:
- a CDS encoding peptidylprolyl isomerase; protein product: MAPSKDRQRRLARAKFDRQQARRAERERRRRRITAGVGTGLAVLLIIAGVAWAGGAFDSDEATETEAGDICLWTPQDAATNTDLKEVGTPPTKDIPETGTETMTITTDKGDPIVVSMDVENATCAAASFTYLAGKQFFDNTTCHEITAEGAVRCGDPSGTGNGGPTYSFYDENLPAGAPEPSPSASAPADAEVTYPKGTVAMIGNPKGSNGSQFLVFFKDYTAADPAYSVVGTVTGGLGTVEKIGKIPTVESETGDKVTPKEKITIKSLTVGAAASVAPSASAAQS
- a CDS encoding cyanophycinase, with translation MKGSVDPHRGRLLIMGGAAGPGLLALFAELAGGADARIVVIATASVEPEAAEATHLERFGENARALRITTRAEANAPEVEPVLRAATGVFFTGGDQERITTVIGGTATDSLLQELLAAEAIVLGGTSAGAAMMSGTMITGGDRPGVTAASVRTGPGLEFLPGVLIDQHFGERGRLNRLLSAVACYPHELGLGIDEDTAILAEGDRFEVLGSGAVTVVDAGAATDIAVPPTGPIALAGARIHVLPAGYTFHLTGRRPVAGTPAAERERAA
- a CDS encoding helix-turn-helix domain-containing protein: MVGKVTPSALDWSVDNCTLARAMEILGEKWTVVVLREVFSGVRRFDDMRVRTGIPRQVLTNRLAALVGHGVLRREPYQEPGARVRHEYRLTDKGFDLYPMLIAVTEWGNRYLADPEGPPIRYAHRDCGAEMHVAMRCDDGHEVDDNRAVIPRPGPGAHRRS
- a CDS encoding PaaI family thioesterase, whose translation is MTQTQDALRTRTFGWSDPAEHASMLGRRSGLELLQAMAGGEIPPPPVMHLIGAAGITATEGSVTIELDPQEFHYNPLGTVHGGVISTLLDTAAACSVHSTLPAGVGYTSMDLNVKFLRAVTVDSGRLTCTGAVLQRGRRTALAEARLVDGAGRLVAHATSSCMIFEIPTP
- the cphA gene encoding cyanophycin synthetase — its product is MKIEFLRRLRGPNVYLSRPAVVARLRLEELAGVETTDVTGFTERLLRSLPGLAEHHCAAGAPGGFVSRLRNGTYFGHVTEHVCLELSQRIGREVSFGRTVAAGEPGVYDVIVECPVDESPASRVPGLLLETAIDLVLAVHGGKAVPVRPGSGARPGSGARGGVLAHHLADLAALAEREAAGPSTRAIIAAARRRSIPVERFDDLSLLRLGWGTRRRLAWAAMTDRTSGVGVDLAGDKHVTRRLLAEAGIPVAPGGPARTPAEAVALLAELGAPVVVKPRCGRQGRGVAMNLKAPDEVERAFQELEHDEEMVVERQLGGRDYRVLVVAGEVVAAAERLAAHVVGDGRSTVTELVTGANADPRRGTGHSRALTRIELDEAADRVLWRQGHTPGSVPADGVTVWLRETANLSTGGTSRDVTDQVHPDVTRLCQRVAALIGLDIAGIDLRLPDIGAPLPPVGDPDRVTAGVIEVNAAPGLRMHLSPVAGRARDVGDAIVRAMFPGGSDGRIPTVAVTGTNGKTSVTRLTAHLLSGSGMRVGTASTEGVTIDGRTVLVADATGPRSAQMVLGDPQVEAAVLETARGGLLRRGLGWDWTDVGVITNITADHLGQDGLDSIEDLAHVKAVVAERVRDGGTLVLNADDPWVRTLADRPRVRADRKRLVWFGLDAANPVVTEHLARGATAYVLHDGWLVQATGARRTPLVRLAEVPGAYGGAALHVAANTLAAIAAARALGARPETLVDRLGEFDPSVENPGRGTLLRVGDVSVYVDYAHNPAALATTLRTLHRLWGAQRCVAAVTLPGDRRDDLLAGSAQILADGLTRVVLYEDEDPRGRAPGEVADLMEREMRARRPQIRSVRATGCRDAITKALDLAAPGEVVLVIYEKWAPARAFLAEMGAVPAGGTPVVTLPAAPAPNAVPGVSRSLTGTRTRG
- the hisS gene encoding histidine--tRNA ligase, with protein sequence MPISGFPEWLPSQRMIEQFVLDKIRSTFELYGFAPLETRAVEPLETLLSKGETSKEVYLLRRLQEDEGGAKTDDQLGLHFDLTVPFARFVTENHGKLQFPFRRYQIQKVWRGERPQEGRYREFLQADIDVVNRDTLPFHFDTEMPLVIGDAFRSLPIPKAVIQVNNRKVCEGFYRGLGLEDTAQVLRTVDKLDKIGPEKVAALLVETAGATDAQAAACLKLAGISTSDASFVDQVKQLGVTDPLLDEGLDELRQVVEAANEHAPGLIRAELKIARGLDYYTGTVYETQLEGYERFGSICSGGRYETLASVGNTRFPGVGISIGVSRMLGLLFGQNALTVSRAVPTAVVIALPSEDQRAACERIAAGLRRRGIPTEVAPTAAKFGKQIQFADRRGIPFVWFPGEDGHSVKDIRSGEQVEADPATWAPPAEDLKPSVVRG
- a CDS encoding MBL fold metallo-hydrolase yields the protein MLVTGFPAEAFGTNCYVVAAGPGEQCVIVDPGIGVLDQLDEVLAQHRLHPAAVLLTHGHLDHTFSVAPVCGARGITAYVHPADLEMLADPAKGLSADLTQMFGGRLQYTEPDDVAELTDGEALTIAGLEISVDHAPGHTGGSVLFRMPGDDAEEICFSGDVLFAGSIGRTDLPGGSTATMMTSLRDKILPLADETVVLPGHGPATTIGRERASNPYLRELTAAPRRGL
- a CDS encoding MFS transporter; this encodes MTRKDGPWTPLKNPVFRILWLAVLASNAGTWMQTVGAQWLVVHEPDAATWTSLVQTVTTLPVLLFALPAGTLADALDRRRLLLAVQIGLFFVAATLTALAALDHLPPALLLVFTFLLGCGQALTLPSWQAVIPEVVPHDQLPAASALGAVNTNLARSAGPAVGGLLVAQFGSAVVFGLNALSFAIFALALAGWRRPPQPPTGHPERFGSALRAGERYVRWSPVVRRILGRVVLFVLPGSVIWALLPVVARQELGMGAQGYGILLAALGVGAIAGALLMPRARRILRTDQMIVGTGAVYGAALAVIAFVPHALAVTPALVLAGLAWMMLVSRMNAAMQLSLPNWVRARALAIYQLVFAGGQALGALLWGQFATAFGLATTFATAAVLMAAGLLTVRIWPVHTHEDEDYTPAVYWAEPHLLFQPGLDDGPVLISAAYQVPQDNIAAFTAAMQKVRGSRMRTGASQWGLFRDGTKPDTFVEVYLVPTWDEHLRQHEGRLTESDEEAEKHAISLATAPPTITHLVSTGS